The proteins below come from a single Acinonyx jubatus isolate Ajub_Pintada_27869175 chromosome A1, VMU_Ajub_asm_v1.0, whole genome shotgun sequence genomic window:
- the MFAP3 gene encoding microfibril-associated glycoprotein 3, giving the protein MKPHCCLFTLVASVIVPAAFVLEDVGFNQMAPLGANHSSFNSSFPPSFELSAGSHSGDDVIIAKEGTSVSIECLLTVDHYEDVRWYNSKGQQLDGRGRGGKWLVSDNFLNITSVAFDDRGLYTCFTASPIRASYSVTLRVIFTSGDMSVYYMVVCLIAFTITLILNVTRLCMMSSHLRKTEKAINEFFRTEGAEKLQKAFEIAKRIPIITSAKTLELAKVTQFKTMEFARYIEELARSVPLPPLILNCRAFVEEMFEAVRVDDPDDMGERIKERPALNAQGGIYVINPEMGRSNSPGGDSDDGSLNEQGQEIAVQVSVHLQSETKSIDTDSQDSSHFSPPDDTGSAELKSYSKDGTYESHQL; this is encoded by the exons aTGAAGCCACATTGTTGTTTATTCACTTTAGTGGCGAGTGTTATTGTGCCAGCAGCTTTTGTTTTGGAAGATGTAGGCTTCAACCAAATGGCCCCACTGGGAGCAAATCATAGCTCTTTCAATTCATCATTTCCTCCAAGCTTTGAACTCTCAGCAGGTTCCCACTCAGGAGACGATGTTATCATAGCCAAAGAGGGAACTAGTGTTTCAATTGAGTGTCTTCTCACAGTCGACCACTATGAAGATGTCCGTTGGTACAACTCAAAAGGACAGCAACTGGACGGCAGAGGCAGAG GTGGAAAATGGTTGGTTTCTGATAACTTCCTGAATATCACCAGCGTAGCCTTCGATGACCGAGGGCTCTACACGTGTTTCACCGCCTCTCCAATCCGTGCCTCCTACTCCGTCACCCTGCGCGTTATCTTCACCTCAGGAGACATGAGTGTCTACTACATGGTTGTTTGCCTCATTGCCTTTACCATCACCCTCATCTTGAACGTCACGCGGCTGTGCATGATGAGCAGCCATCTTCGTAAGACAGAGAAGGCCATCAACGAATTCTTCAGAACTGAAGGGGCCGAGAAGCTGCAGAAGGCCTTTGAGATTGCAAAGCGCATCCCCATCATCACGTCAGCCAAAACTCTGGAGCTCGCCAAAGTCACACAATTTAAGACCATGGAGTTTGCCCGTTATATCGAAGAGCTGGCAAGAAGCGTCCCTCTTCCGCCCCTTATTCTAAACTGTCGGGCCTTCGTTGAGGAGATGTTCGAGGCCGTGCGAGTGGACGACCCTGATGACATGGGAGAAAGAATTAAAGAGAGACCTGCCTTGAACGCTCAAGGTGGCATCTATGTCATTAACCCAGAGATGGGCCGGAGTAATTCACCGGGAGGAGACTCGGATGACGGTTCTCTGAATGAACAAGGCCAGGAAATAGCAGTTCAGGTTTCTGTCCACCTTCAGTCAGAAACCAAAAGTATTGATACAGATTCCCAAGACAGCAGTCATTTCAGCCCACCTGATGATACAGGATCTGCCGAATTGAAGTCTTACTCCAAAGATGGGACATATGAAAGCCATCAGCTGTGA